A DNA window from Buttiauxella agrestis contains the following coding sequences:
- the selO gene encoding protein adenylyltransferase SelO: MTNKPVFNNSWHDELPGFYTALKPTPLHNARLFYHNRPLADDLGLDDSLFDAVHTGIWSGETLLPGMQPLAQVYSGHQFGVWAGQLGDGRGILLGEQQLADGRKFDWHLKGAGLTPYSRMGDGRAVLRSTVREFLASEAMHGLGVPTSRALSIVTSETPVQRETTEHGAMMIRVAQSHARFGHFEHFYYRREPQKVQQLADYVIAHHWPHLVDEADKYPLWFRDVVERTAQMIAHWQTIGFAHGVMNTDNMSILGLTMDYGPYGFLDDYQPDFICNHSDHQGRYAFDNQPAVGLWNLQRLAQTLSPFISVEWLNELLDHYQFALMKAFGELMRGKLGLLTEQTADNEILTELFGLMAKEGSDYTRTFRMLSLTEQNAASSPLRDEFIDRASFDNWFTRYRTRLQAEQVSDEQRQQAMKAANPSIVLRNWLAQRAIDAADKGDVSVLAQLHEALRQPFAEHSTDLTQRPPDWGKRLEVSCSS; the protein is encoded by the coding sequence ATGACCAATAAACCTGTATTCAACAATAGCTGGCACGATGAATTGCCCGGCTTCTATACGGCTCTTAAGCCAACACCGCTGCACAATGCGCGTTTGTTTTACCATAACCGCCCTCTGGCCGATGATCTGGGTCTGGATGATTCATTGTTTGATGCAGTCCACACGGGTATCTGGAGCGGTGAAACACTGTTGCCGGGAATGCAGCCTTTGGCGCAAGTATACAGCGGGCACCAGTTTGGCGTCTGGGCGGGGCAGCTTGGCGACGGACGTGGTATTTTGCTCGGCGAACAGCAGTTAGCTGACGGGCGTAAATTCGACTGGCACCTTAAAGGGGCGGGATTAACGCCATACTCACGCATGGGCGATGGCCGCGCGGTGCTCCGCTCAACGGTTCGCGAGTTCCTTGCGAGTGAAGCTATGCACGGGTTAGGCGTTCCAACCTCGCGTGCGCTCAGTATTGTCACCAGCGAAACGCCGGTACAACGTGAAACGACCGAACACGGTGCGATGATGATTCGCGTGGCGCAAAGTCATGCTCGCTTCGGCCACTTTGAGCATTTCTACTATCGTCGGGAACCGCAAAAAGTCCAACAACTGGCGGATTACGTGATTGCCCATCACTGGCCGCATCTGGTCGACGAAGCCGATAAATACCCGCTTTGGTTCCGTGATGTTGTCGAACGTACAGCGCAAATGATTGCCCACTGGCAAACTATTGGTTTCGCCCATGGCGTAATGAATACCGACAATATGTCGATTCTTGGGCTGACGATGGATTACGGCCCGTACGGTTTCCTCGATGATTATCAGCCCGATTTTATCTGCAACCATTCTGACCATCAGGGGCGTTACGCTTTTGATAATCAGCCTGCGGTTGGGCTGTGGAATCTGCAACGTCTCGCGCAAACGCTGTCACCGTTTATTTCTGTGGAGTGGTTAAACGAGTTGCTCGATCATTATCAATTCGCGCTAATGAAAGCTTTCGGTGAGTTAATGCGTGGGAAACTGGGGCTGCTAACCGAGCAAACGGCGGATAACGAAATTCTCACCGAGCTATTCGGGCTGATGGCCAAAGAGGGGAGTGATTACACGCGCACATTCCGCATGTTAAGCCTGACCGAACAAAACGCTGCCAGCTCGCCGCTACGTGATGAATTTATCGACCGCGCAAGTTTTGATAACTGGTTTACTCGTTATCGCACCCGTTTGCAGGCCGAACAGGTCAGCGACGAACAGCGTCAACAGGCGATGAAAGCCGCAAACCCTTCAATCGTGTTGCGTAACTGGTTGGCACAACGGGCAATCGATGCCGCCGATAAAGGGGATGTGAGTGTGCTGGCGCAACTGCATGAAGCGCTGCGCCAGCCATTTGCTGAACATTCTACTGATTTGACCCAACGCCCGCCGGACTGGGGCAAGCGGTTAGAAGTGAGTTGCTCGAGCTAA